The DNA sequence TACTGAGCCCTAAGGACACAGTGCCAACCGGTGGCACACGTCCGCGGCGTATCACAACCGAGGCTTCAGGACATTTTGCGTATGTAGGCAACTTGGATTCGAACGACATATCGATCTTTGCCATCGACGCCAACACCGGCAACTTCCGAACCGTTGGCATGCCGATTCCCACGGGCAGCGCACCAACGTCGATCGTCATTGGGCCCACGGGGAATGTTCTCTATGCAGTGAACCAGCAGGGCAATAACATCACCGGATTTCATCTGGATTCGACCACTGGTGCGCTCACTCCGCTTGGCGGAGAGGTTTCGACCGACAACGCGCCAATTGAACTGCGTTTTCATCCCGCCGGACAGCTCGCGTATGCGCTCAACTTCAACTCCAGCGACGTAACGGTTTATCGCGTCGACAGCACCGGCGCATTGGGATTACTAGGCGCGGTACCGGTGGGCATTAGTCCATCTGCGATCGCGATTCATCCGTCAGGAAAGTTTCTCTACGTCGCTCACTTGGTCTCCGATGAGGTGACTACGTTCTCAATCGATCAAGCATCGGGAGCCCTCACGCAGTTAACGCCCTCCGTTACCAGTGAAGATGGCGCGTTCTCGCTGACGGTGGATGCACAAGGTCGATTCTTGTATGTGACGAACGCGATCGCGAATAGCGTCTCTGTTTTTGCCGTCGATCCAGTCGCCGGAACTCTTACACCAGCTTCAACCGTCCCAGCAGGCACCAATCCGGTCGCGCTGACGTTCGATGCGGCCGGCCGCTTTGCTTACGTCCCGAACCTCGGCTCAAACAACGTCAGCATTTTCAGCGTTGACCCAAATACAGGATCTTTAACTCAAGTGGGGTCGCCAGTGGCTGCGGGGAGCGGTCCGGCGTCGGTTGTGCTTACGAACTAATTCTTAAGTGAGAATACGTTCCACGTGTCGCCGGGCTTTCCCGAATTAGAACTTCAAGACGAGTCCACCACCGGCGAAGACGCTGTGCTGCGTGGCCGCGTACGGATCCCCGGTGTAGAACTCACGCACTTCAGCACGAAATCCAAGCAGAGGGATGTGAGTGCCTAGATCTACGCCGGCCCCCGCGCCAAGTGCTCCGCGCGTGACGGAGGAATTATTGAATCCGTTCTTGGGCGAGAAGTGCCCGAATCCGCCACCAAGCGAGAGAAAAGGAGACACTAACGGTAGTGAAAACTTGAGCCTCAATCCTGGAGTAAAAAACAGTTGGGAGAAATTGCCAACGCCGCCTCCACTCCGATTAGGAGCTACCATCACGGGCAGCTC is a window from the Terriglobales bacterium genome containing:
- a CDS encoding beta-propeller fold lactonase family protein, with product MFQRNTAFAYLSLIVSMLLLIGCGSSNSPSGQPPVAAARFAFVVNSQSNSVSTFDVDPATGLLSPKDTVPTGGTRPRRITTEASGHFAYVGNLDSNDISIFAIDANTGNFRTVGMPIPTGSAPTSIVIGPTGNVLYAVNQQGNNITGFHLDSTTGALTPLGGEVSTDNAPIELRFHPAGQLAYALNFNSSDVTVYRVDSTGALGLLGAVPVGISPSAIAIHPSGKFLYVAHLVSDEVTTFSIDQASGALTQLTPSVTSEDGAFSLTVDAQGRFLYVTNAIANSVSVFAVDPVAGTLTPASTVPAGTNPVALTFDAAGRFAYVPNLGSNNVSIFSVDPNTGSLTQVGSPVAAGSGPASVVLTN